TGTGTGTTCAGGGGATTGTGGATGGCATGCAGAGGAGCCTCCTGGGATCACCTTAGTGGAGATTGCCTGTGGTCCCAGTCGAGTCAGCTCTGCAGGCACAGACAGGCTTGTGAGGATTTCAGAGGCATCCCAGAGCTTTGTATTTCTGTGTGCTTTATGTTTTCAGCAGTGTCCAGGAACagtcatcctgtccctccccacccccacccccagatgTAGGGTCACATTATTGCCCAAGTCAACTGACAGGTAACCTGTGGACCAGACATTGGCATTCCAAAGCAGAGAGTGGTTAGGGTGTGGCAGCTCAGAGGGACTTGCCCACTAGAGTCTGAAGATATGTTTAGAAGTCAGTGAAAGTTATTTGATCTCAGTTCAGGGTAGAGGCTTGTTGGTGACAGAATGATTCTTGGCTGTTGGCTCACTTGATTTGACCCTGAAATCTTTGACTGAAAAGTCATTATCATTTTCATGGCATATTAAATGAATTTTCCAGTGCCCCAGGCAGTTCTTTAAGACCATAAGATACAGGTGCCCATCTACATAactggagggaatttccacactgggacTTCCCACTTTGCTGAAATCACAGCTTCAAACACCAACATTTtctaaaatgagaaatgaattCATCTCTTTCTTAGCCTTAAGAAAATGTGTCTGGAATGGATGGTTGGTATATGGCAGGATCTGATAAAGAGTTATGTGTATGTTGCTTTTGCCAGGacacttctgttttctctggcaTGACTTCTCCTTGACTCCCTCTCTCTGTGGTAGGTGATTCCACCAGGACAGCCCAGCTGGCCAGATCTGGCATATCGTGGGTGTTTTACCTGTCGGGTGTGGCAGTTTGGACAGTGGGTAGAGGTGACCGTGGATGACCGCCTACCTTGCCTGGGGGGGCGACTGTGCTTTTCCCAGTGTCAGACAGAAGATGTGTTCTGGCTCCCCTTACTGGAAAAGGTGTATGCCAAGTATGTGTGCCAGCAACCAGGGCCTTGttggaaggggtgggggggaggagactGGAGCCTCCCTGGGCTGCCTTAGTTAGATGACCCTCTCCTCTGCTTGGCAGCCCAAGCTCATTTAGCTTCAAGGATCCTGGGGACCAGAGCTGATGTTGGGGGGTAATCCTGAAGGGAGGGCTGATGAGATTTCTCTCTGCATCTGTTATCCCTATCTCTTTGGGGGATGGAGTTTAGGACATAACCTCCCCAGAGAAAGGGTCAGCTTTCCTCTTGCTTTTCAGTTTCTCCAAACCACAGCAGCTTTTTGAACCACAGCACTGACCTGAAAGGGATATGTTCAGAGAAAGTTGCGTCTCCTTGCTTCTCATTATTGTGGACTCTTATTGGTTGGAATGGCTTTGGATGCCCAGGCCTAGTCCAGACGCTTTGTCAAACAGTGAAGATGAGTTTCAGTCCCATGGTAACAATTAGGACGACCAGAACTGATATTTGTATCATGCTTCATCTCATGTGAGCATTCATGAGTTTACAAGTCAGCTAAAGCAAGATGAACCCCCAGCCTCGCCTTCATTTTTGGCAAGGTTGGTTGTGTCAGAAACAAGCGTTTGTGCCTCATTCCTTAGACCAGATGGGCCTGCTCCCTGGGAAAGTGGGGTTTGACCTTGATGGAAACAGGACAGGTAGGAAGAGGGCTCATTTGAACATTGGTAAAGAGGTATCCAGAGAGAGACAGGACACAGCAGCTGAGTAGAATGGGACTAGAATATTGTCCGTTGCTGTGCCAAAAGCAAGAATGAGGTGAGATGTGAGGTGAGGCGAGGTGAGGTCAGGGGAAGCCAGGAGAGGGAACGAAGAGTCACCTGGTTGGAGaatgagagaggaggaggaggactcgATGCCTTCCCCACGGTGGGAGTGGACTAGGGCCGAGATGCATGTTGTTGTCATCTTTGTCCTTGTGTTTTCCTAGGGTGTATGGGTCCTATGAACACTTGTGGGCAGGCCAGGTGGCGGATGCCTTGGTGGATCTAACTGGAGGTCTTGCGGAAAGGTGGAGCCTGAAGGCGCCAGGGAGAGTCAGGGACAAGCCGAGCACTCCCAGCAGCTTGGAGCAGAAGACCTTCCGGAAGCTGCTGCATCTCAAGGACCAGTGTGTGATAAGCTGCTCGGTGCTCAGCTCCAGGGAAGGTAATGTCCCCAGGCTCTAGCTGGGACACTGCCCATGGGGTGTCCCATCTGCCCGACCCCATCTGCCACAACCCCTCTCCTCTTCAGGGTTAGTTCCCTGAAGTCTTGGAGCTCTCACCAGCCCGCAAGACATTCAGAGCCCACTTTGGAACTTGCCTTGGCCTCCAGGCCTGACATTAGGATGAGACATCTCACCCTAACAGAAGGCTCTCTTCCCTAAGCTGGTTGCTTCATCTGATCCTGGATCCCCAATCTCAGAGTAGCTTTTTTTGCTGCCCCCACTGGAAATCAGAGAACAGGGAGGATTTATACTTGAAAGGCCTTGCCCCTACGCCACAGGTGTGTGCTTCTCCTCCAGGGCTCAGCCTCTTGAGTCATGTCATCAATTGCCTATAATCAGTTCAGAGAACAAACTTGACCTTTTCACTTGGGGAATTTCATAGTATAAACTATACACAAGCCAGGTGAGCCATGTTGGCGCTGAGCTGGCACAGGTCCTCTTGTGTTGTTGGATTCAGACCCCTTCCCAAAACAGTTACTGTTCTTCCTTCCAACTTGGCCTCTCTCAGTCTGTCCTGGGGCCTTCTTGGAGAAATGAAGTCTTTCCCTTTTGGGAGCTCCCCCACACCTGCCCCTCCAGGAAACCCCTCATTGGCATATTTCTTGGCCACTGCAGGCTCTTGGCTCCTTAGCCCACCTCTCTGAGCTGGGTACCTTTTTCACTCCCTGTTTTCACTTCCACCAGGTGCTCcctccctgtcttctctcttctatcTCCATCCTTGCTTCTTAGGGCTCTCTTTATTGGACTGCTCCCATCAGTGCCTTCCCAGGCACCAGTGGACCAATTTGTAAACTGCCAAAGTAAGATATAAGTGTGGATTCTTATTCTCACCATCTAAAGTGAAGTTAGGTGTTTTAACTCCTCCAAGGCTGGAGAGCCCTTCTCTTGCACTGCCTTCACCACAGCCATCTTCAGGAATTCCTCATCCACACAATTGTGTCTAGTATGTTCATGGTCTTGAGTTTTGCCTTGGAAGttcccttttgtcttcctttACATATTTTAACACACTTGAAAACTCACATGTATGTATTTGCCCAGTGACTAGAAGTCACTCTCCCATCCATAATGACTTTGGATGGATTTTTGGCTACATAGTTAACCtcctgaagaagaaataaatagtaGAGAAATGTCCCCAAATTACTCCTTTGCTTTGTTCCTGGGGAAGACATTTCTGGGAAGTGGCAGATGGCTAGGGATTCATGGGGGCATCTGGGTGGCATCACAATGCGCAGAGAGccaggcccggagtcaggaagattcatcttcgtgaattcaaatgtgacctcagacacttcctagctatgtgaccctgcccaggtcactttactctgtttgccttagtttcctcatctataaaatgatctagagaaggaaatggcaaaccaccccagtatctttgtaaaggaaaccccaaatggatcacaaagagtcagacataactattTGACTAAAACAAGAAACAACAACGGGGACCCATTGGCTTTGCAGCCCTACCCTTGAGAGTTCCATGAAAAGACAGGAAACTAATTCTCATTGTACAGCAACAGGACTtgcattttttaacttttaaaaaagtctcATTGAAGATTTCTTTATTGACATCCTCACTGCTTTGTGTGGCCCTCCCCAGAGTGAGTCTTTCCTTGTGACAAAGACAGAAAGCAGTAAAGTGAAGTTGACAGCACCTGGGCTGTGCCCATGGCATGTCCCACCAGTGCTCTCAAGGCAGTCATGTCATCAGGGCCAAGGATGGCTCCCCTTCAGGGCTGGCAGTGACTGTGCCATTCCTCTTCCTGCAGGTGCCAGTGAATTAGGGGAGTTTCATGCCTTCATCATCTCAGACATGCGGGAGCTCCACAGCAGTTCGGGCAGGGAGGTGCTATTGCTCCGGATTCTGAACCCATGGGGTCGGCGGTGCTGGCGAGGGCCGTGGAGAGAGGAGTGAGTGGCTTGGGCAAGGGCTATGGCCATCCCAGGAGTCACAGGGCACTGCACAAAGGAGCTTGGCCTTGGATTTTTGGAAGAGGTGGTGGGtgattttgagaagggatagCCAAGCGCTGAAGCCCTTGTGTGTGAGGTCTGGGGACATGAGTTTGGGTCTCCCACCTTTTGGTCCACATGGTCCTTACTGCTAGAGCTCTGCACATTTATTTGTCCCTTTATCATCTGCCaccaacaaccttgtgaagtctTTAGTGCCTGTATGATTTCTGTTGTCCCCTAGATGGTTTGCCTAAGGCCCATGCTGGTGATACAGCCAGCCCTGGCACTTTGGTTGTCCCTCCTTTGCTCTGCAGGTGGTCACGTGGCCCCATACTAGAACTGCTCATAATCAGAGCTAGCATTTCTGCTGAGCACTTTTAGGTCTGCAGAgttctttgtaaatattatctcattttatccttatgacaacttatctccatttcacatgGGGAAACAGAGGAATATAgagctgaagtgatttgtccagggtcgcCCAGCTAGGAGGTAATTAAATATCCCTCTAGGGAATGGCCTGCAGATTGATGTATGCTGAAATTGGTTGGGTAGACAGAAGCCCAAGGGAGATTCTCTGCCAGAAATAGGCTTTCATGTATTGTAAGAGAATGAGCAGTGGGCCGGGACTTGGGCCATCTAAGTTCTCATCCTGGCTCATCCTTGAGCAAAAGAGTCCTAGATTTAGGGCTAGAGGGGGTttggaagtcatctggtccagcgTCTGGATTTCAGTGATGTGGAAATGAAGGTCCAATATCTTCAGCACATTGAGGGAAGAGCCATGATGCCACCTCAACTCCTCGGATTCCAAAACTAGGGCTCTCACCACTGTAGCACTTTCCAGGATGtgtcctcatccatgaaatgaaaGGACTGAACCAGCTGATTGCTGAGAATCCTCCAAGCCCCTTTTGGTTGGTTAGCTCTGGATCAGTTTCTCTCCCCTGTGCACAGATCTGTGCCAGACTAGTCCTGCTGTGCAGGCTCTTGTTGATCCTAGAGGCCCCTCACTCTCTCCAAACCCCCAGCTTACCCACCTGCCAGATGTTTGGCCTTCCCAGGTGGCTCCTTCCTGTCATATTCAGCATCTTAACCCCTTTGCTAGGAAGAAAGCAGCAGGTTGGCTCTTAGAGATGCTGGAGAGGTGTAGTGCTAAGGAGGGTCAGGACAGGCCCAGGATGTGAGAAGGACTTGGGGACCCAGACATAAAAGTTGCCAGATTCTGGGAACTCCCAGGACGTGGAGGAAGAGGAACTTTCTTGAGGAAGATGTTAGTTTTCCCTCTTTGCTGTTCATGGGCATGTTGGTTGACATGGACCCCACCTTGGTGAATGGACCATCTCTTCTGCCCTCAGACTCATTTAGGTTGGGTTTCTTCTTCTAGGGGTGAAGGGTGGAGCCAGTTAGACCCAAGAGATGCTTCAGAACTCTTGTCCCAGCTCCAGGAAGGGGAATTTTGGGTTGAAGAGGAGGAGTTTATTAGGGAGTTTGATGAGATCACCATCAGCTACCCAATCACAGAGGAGGGCCACCTGCAGAGCCTCTATACTGGTAAGTGGGGAGTCTGGGACAGGCTCGCTTCAGGCGGAAGGGGCTGTCAGGCCCAGGGCCCCAAGGAGGCAGCATTGGTCACCTTACCTCAGAGTGGCATCACTTCAGAGTGGCCTCACAGATGtactttctgggcctcaggagCTTGTGAAAGCAACTCCTAGGCTATCTTGGTTTCCCCATGGCATTTTTGTAGGACCCTGAGCAGGTCCAGGTTCACCTTCCCTTCTGGGCCTCCACTTTTCTCCTGTAACGCAGAAAGATTCTTCTCCGTTAGGGAAGAATGAGATTGCCTCACACTCCTTGGGGAACACAGCCCTTATTTGTGCCATTAGTGCAGCTTCCAGCTTTAACTGATCGTTTCCCCTTGAGCACAAAGAGAAAGCAGGGGTGGAGCAGCGTCATTTCCCTCACGATGACAAGCTCTGCATGTTTTTGTCCTAGCAAAGGTGTTACGTCACTCTCAGAAGCTGCCTGGGGCCTGGGTCAAAGGGCAGTCTGCAGGAGGTTGCCGAAACAACAGCAGTTTCCCGAGCAATCCCAAATTCTGGCTGCGGGTCTTGGAACCAAGTGAGGTATGCATTGCCCTCCTGCAGAGACCCCGAATGTGCCAGGCTGACTGGGCAGGCAGGATCCTGGCCCCACCTGCAATCAGAAGCAGCAGACCAGCCCTGAGCCCGAAGGGCCTCCCAGGGAAGGATTACCAAGCAGTGGGACTGCACGTGTGGAAGGTAACAGCCAAACAGGAGAGAAACAAGGGGAAGAGCCAGAGGCCTTTTGCTGAGGAAACTGCTGTGTCCTGCCTGAGCAGCTTCCAGCAGCCTTGACAGATTGATGGTGGGATGGGGGATACCACTGGGAACTCACCAAAGACAGTCTGGGCTGACGGTCCCAAATCTGAAATGTTAGGCTATAGGCTTTTATTATCTCTGTGCCACCTGGCATGTTTCCAGGTGGCTTTCCCTGACTGGTGGCACTCCGAAAATTAAAATGCTTCCAGCCTGcccaaaggaggagaggaagtaaTAATAATTGTGAAAAGTAGTTCTGTAAAACATTCCAAAACCTAATAGAAATGATGTCAGTCTGATGTGCTGTCCAGAGTGTCCTATCCTGTGTCCGCAGATGAGATGTAAGCATCACATCAGCATCACCAGGCACAGCCCTGCCACTCAGCTGCCTCCGGAGACACCTGATGTGGCACCTCTGAAGGGGAGGGGCTAGCGAGAAGACAGTGGGACCTATGGGGGCAGAGGCTATAGGGGGAAGGTTTTGGGTGGGAAGGGGTTGTCTGGGTTGGGTTTAAAACAGTTGCCATTGGATCTCACTTCTCAGGTGGCAGAGTTAATGCTGATGCTTGTTGGGGGACTGGAATCTATAAGTCATGACCCTCTTCCCCCTTTCTGTGGGTCAGTCAGGTTTCTGGGCACCCCAGCAGGTACTCATACTAGGTTGGTTTCCTTTCTACAGCTCCTATACTCTTCTCACTTTGTGTTTGAgcgaggggagggaaaagagggccATCCCTGAGGTCACCTGATGGATGGCAAAGAGGAGCCTTCAGTTATGCTTGGCAAACCTCCAGGCACCTAAAGCTACCCTTTGGACCTGGCTGTCTCTAGGGCTCCATTGTCTTTGTGAAAATaacaagaaaggaaggggagggatcCCAAGGAGTGAGTGGTGGTAAATTATTTCCCAGCACCTCTCTGTCTAGCTTCATTTCCTCTCACCTGAGCCCAGAAATCCAGACAGTACATACTCAGGCCGTGGGGTGTCTGAATTGCTCATCGTCCTCATACAGCATCAGCCATGGGAGCTGCCTAGGGtcaggggaggagggggggggcTGGCAGGAAATCAGGCAAGGTGTGTGCTCCAATCCTAACTGCCCAATTGAATGAAATGACCCGGGTCCCTTGGTATTTTCAGGTGACTTCctgagaaaggaagcaaaggaaggcCCCACTGCAGAGGGTGGGGGCTGAGCAGGGctgaatttttctctttaatcATATCCAACAGGTGGAGAAGAAGCGGGTCAATCTCCCCGGGGTCCTGTCTGCCCCACCTGTGGCAGGCACTGCCTGCCATGCATATGACCGGGAAGTCCACCTGCGCTGCACCTTCTCTCCTGGTTACTACCTGGTGGTCCCCAGCACCTTCCTGAAGGATGCTGCTGGGCACTTCCTGCTGCGAGTGTTTTCCAGTGGCAGGATATCTCTCAGGTGAGAGAGGAGCAGGGGGAGGGCTCCCCTTCTTGGCCTCAGCACCCTTAGCTAGACAGGGAGGTGAACAGAGGAGCAGCTTTCCTGGGGTCTCTGACAGGCCACTTGCTTTCTTTGTCCGTACTCCCTCTCAGTTGTGCTCCAAGCAGCCAaggaagacccccccccccaaaagctcCCCCTCCTTGGTTCTCATGCTTCTCCCCTTCTGTCCTCTCTCACTGGGCAGTGAAATCAAGCCAGCCTCCAGTAGTGCCTCCCCATGTGAAGACTTTTCTGCTGGGGAGTGGGAGACAGTGCAGCTGAAGGGCTGCTGGAGAAATGGGCACACTGCGGGGGGCAGCAGGAACTTCCCATCATATCCCAGTAATCCctgcttccctctctctgtccccctgGGCACGGGCCCCCGAAGCATCCGAGTCACCTTGCGCCAGCACTGCCAGGACACTAAGTGTCACCCAATTGGCTTCCACATTTTCCAGGTATGCTTTCTGTTTTCTGGGGGACCCTGGGGTTTTTATGTCTGTTAGGCTTGCTCCGTGTATGGCCCAGGGTCTCTGACTTAGGGTGCTATGGCAGAAGAGAGAGGAATGCTCATTAGAGAAGGGTGAGTTTTGCTGTCTGGGGTGAAGGCCCAACTTGACCTGTGAAAAGTCATCCCATAGTTTTGTGGGGGCAGACTCCCCAGAGAACCCCAGAGGGGCCCAGGAATTTGGGAGAATTCTCTGTGATCCCTGCAGGTTAGGATTTCCCAGCCATGGCTATTGTgactggcttggagtcagggggATGAataccctggggcaagtcactcagcaGAAGATTCCTCACTTAGTTCTGGGATTCCTGGCTGGCTTGCCATTAGAGTGCCCAGGGTTCTGGGGAAGACCAGGCTTCTGTGGGTTATCCTTAGCCAGTCTGGGATTCTGAGTCTGGCTCAGCCAGGTTGTGGGCCTCTGCTTGGAAGCCTCTCTGGCCCTTCCCCTTGCCCTCCATGGGTCTGAATTCCAGGGGTCCTCTGGGCCATTCCTCTCCATGTTTGCCAGACTTTATCCTGAGCATcctgccttggccaagcagcacTCCCTCCCACAAAGCTAAATTGTTTTTTGGTTTAAGGCTCATAGGAGACAATTGTTTGCTCTGATGGTTCTAGATACTTCATATTTTCCCATTTGAAACTCAGAACTTCTTCCCTTATACTTCTGGCCTTGGTATTTGAGAAGTACTGAGTACTGGCTAGTACTGAGAAGAGCATGCTAGATTTGGAGGCagccagaaaacctggattcaaattctggctctgatacCACCtgactgaccttgggcaagtcactcttgtctgggcttcattttctcaGTAACAATGGTCAGCAGAGAGCCAGGAGCCCAGAGACGCTCTAGGGATGTTTATAGCCTGCCCACCTGGCCTTTGCACAGACCCCAGGCCGGGAGCAccattcctcctcccctctgcctcatagaattgCTCAGACATCCCCTTCCACATGAAATATCTCCTGATGCCTGCACTCCTAGGCCCCCCATCAAGAGTCAGCAGCCTGAGGAAGAGACAGCTGCTTTTTGTCGTGGTATCCCCAATGCCAGAGACAAAGTAGATGCTTCTTAAATCTTTGCTTGCCAGTGAACACTCTTTGTGTGCTTGGGGATAGAGAATAGGGAAAAGATAGACAAGGCCCTTAAGGATGTTCTGAATCTGACCAGGGAAACAAAATCCATCGACACTGGGCCCAAGGAGGAGCAGATGCACAAAGTGATATCATCTTTACCTAGAACTGTGGCCTGTCCAGCCTCTCACTATCCCACACAATCAACTGGTGCTTTCATGTTGGTATATTACACTGATAGAGAACACTCCTAACGTTAATCACCTCTGGGGCCTGTGGATCTGGTTCAGTGATCTCTGTGCCCCACATTCATCAGGCGATGCCCTGCAGGCAGATGGGGGGGAGGGATGTGAAAGTCAGGGCTGGAGATACAGATTTGGAAGTCCTCTGCCTCAAAAAGATAAGAAGTGAGCCCTTCACCCTAGAAGGTCCACCCATGTCTCCTGCAGGCCTCCCTGAGAGCCTGAGCATTTTGAAGAAGCAAATCCTATTCTGCATCTATGGCAACAGTCAGCTCCTGGGCTGATCCTGCGCCTTCCTGTTGGGTCCGAGGGGTTTGGTGAGCACAGGGAAAGGAACCCTGATAAAGCTTAGGGATAAGGAAGGCTTCAGGTCCCACCAAGCTTCAGCTGGAAGCAGTTTATACAAAACCACCTCCCAGGTGCATTTCAGACCCAAGTGATGCAGTGGCTATTTTTTGAATAGCAGACCCACTGTCATAAAATTCCTCCCACAGAGGAGTTTAACCTAGCGGTGGctgccttctctctgcctctccttaGATGCCAGAAGGGGGCTGGCCTCCAGatgcttcctcccttctccagctTGAGCCCTTGCTCAGCTGCGTGCCTCACCGCTACGCGCAGGAAGTAAGCCACCTGTGTCGACTCTCTTCGGGCAGCTACAAGATCGTGCCCTCCACCTACCTGCCTGATACAGAGGGAGACTTCACCATCATCATAGCAACCCAGATAGACAGGTACCTGTGCCTGAGGCAGCCCGCCCTCCCTCTTCTCATGACCTGCTCCCTCCTGAGCGGCCCCACCCTcggtcttctctattcccctcACCTCATGGAGTCAGGGGACTCTGGCATGGTCCTCAGGGCTTGCCAGCGAAGGACAAGCTCTGGCAGACAATCCCAAATGAGAAAGGCTCCAAGTGTGGGTCCATGAAAGGTGGGATACTGTTTGAGGACTGTCATGTCATGCCTGACTTCAGTCTGAGCCTCAGTGAGCCTAGAGGACTCATTTGGGGGCTGCAGAAGACCAGCCCTATAGATAGGTGAGGTATCAGAGCAGAAAGGGAGGCCCATAGTATCAGGCCCAGCCCCAGCCAAGTGCCACAATGCAGCTCCCCTGAAACTACATCCTACGAGCCTGCACGTTACTTCTGCAGGGATCTGCATTGTGTGGGGAATGTGGGGCCACCTCCTGACCAACCTTTCCCTCCCATCCCTTTGTAGGAGGCCTATTCGGAGCCAGGAGACATTGGGGCAGCTCCTGCAGGAGGTAGGTATCCTAACAAGGGGGATTCTGGGAAGGGGTGGGGCCTTGATGGTGATCTTGCTGCAAATGGAGCCTCACGCAGATGACACATTGTTTCTGGGCTAACTGAGCCTTACAGTTACATTTGCAAGGAGACATGACTTTAGAAAGAGCTGCAGGAATCAGAAGTTGTCCTGATCATGGATGCTGCCACCCAGGCACATGCTAAAAGGGAAAAGGTGCTGATGGCCAGGTCACCTGGAGAAGCAGAAAGCTGCCAGTCATCAGACCATTAATTATCTTGGGCCACAATGCCACTGTGGGTACCACTGTGAGATGTGGCCTCATAAATGCTGATCCCCGGGGAGGGATAGTGGTCATTGCTGGTTGCCCAGTCCACTGGTCACCTAGGTTGGTCAGGGCATAGAAGAGAATATGGATCCAGGTCTTTGTGTCTGGGTCACAGGCGCCACTGTGGCACAGAGATGGAGGAGCCCAGCTGGCATTGGTTTCCTT
The DNA window shown above is from Notamacropus eugenii isolate mMacEug1 chromosome 2, mMacEug1.pri_v2, whole genome shotgun sequence and carries:
- the CAPN10 gene encoding calpain-10 isoform X4; translated protein: MPADGRESPPEREFFKDATFPACDSSLFCTFSTPLAQFREDITWLRPQEICSTPRLFPDNPQEGQIKQGILGDCWFLCACAALQKSKHLLHQVIPPGQPSWPDLAYRGCFTCRVWQFGQWVEVTVDDRLPCLGGRLCFSQCQTEDVFWLPLLEKVYAKVYGSYEHLWAGQVADALVDLTGGLAERWSLKAPGRVRDKPSTPSSLEQKTFRKLLHLKDQCVISCSVLSSREGASELGEFHAFIISDMRELHSSSGREVLLLRILNPWGRRCWRGPWREEGEGWSQLDPRDASELLSQLQEGEFWVEEEEFIREFDEITISYPITEEGHLQSLYTAKVLRHSQKLPGAWVKGQSAGGCRNNSSFPSNPKFWLRVLEPSEVCIALLQRPRMCQADWAGRILAPPAIRSSRPALSPKGLPGKDYQAVGLHVWKVAELMLMLVGGLESISHDPLPPFCGSVRFLGTPAGGEEAGQSPRGPVCPTCGRHCLPCI
- the CAPN10 gene encoding calpain-10 isoform X1, with protein sequence MPADGRESPPEREFFKDATFPACDSSLFCTFSTPLAQFREDITWLRPQEICSTPRLFPDNPQEGQIKQGILGDCWFLCACAALQKSKHLLHQVIPPGQPSWPDLAYRGCFTCRVWQFGQWVEVTVDDRLPCLGGRLCFSQCQTEDVFWLPLLEKVYAKVYGSYEHLWAGQVADALVDLTGGLAERWSLKAPGRVRDKPSTPSSLEQKTFRKLLHLKDQCVISCSVLSSREGASELGEFHAFIISDMRELHSSSGREVLLLRILNPWGRRCWRGPWREEGEGWSQLDPRDASELLSQLQEGEFWVEEEEFIREFDEITISYPITEEGHLQSLYTAKVLRHSQKLPGAWVKGQSAGGCRNNSSFPSNPKFWLRVLEPSEVCIALLQRPRMCQADWAGRILAPPAIRSSRPALSPKGLPGKDYQAVGLHVWKVEKKRVNLPGVLSAPPVAGTACHAYDREVHLRCTFSPGYYLVVPSTFLKDAAGHFLLRVFSSGRISLSEIKPASSSASPCEDFSAGEWETVQLKGCWRNGHTAGGSRNFPSYPSNPCFPLSVPLGTGPRSIRVTLRQHCQDTKCHPIGFHIFQMPEGGWPPDASSLLQLEPLLSCVPHRYAQEVSHLCRLSSGSYKIVPSTYLPDTEGDFTIIIATQIDRRPIRSQETLGQLLQEVSFTAVMKR
- the CAPN10 gene encoding calpain-10 isoform X2 gives rise to the protein MPADGRESPPEREFFKDATFPACDSSLFCTFSTPLAQFREDITWLRPQEICSTPRLFPDNPQEGQIKQGILGDCWFLCACAALQKSKHLLHQVIPPGQPSWPDLAYRGCFTCRVWQFGQWVEVTVDDRLPCLGGRLCFSQCQTEDVFWLPLLEKVYAKVYGSYEHLWAGQVADALVDLTGGLAERWSLKAPGRVRDKPSTPSSLEQKTFRKLLHLKDQCVISCSVLSSREGASELGEFHAFIISDMRELHSSSGREVLLLRILNPWGRRCWRGPWREEGEGWSQLDPRDASELLSQLQEGEFWVEEEEFIREFDEITISYPITEEGHLQSLYTAKVLRHSQKLPGAWVKGQSAGGCRNNSSFPSNPKFWLRVLEPSEVEKKRVNLPGVLSAPPVAGTACHAYDREVHLRCTFSPGYYLVVPSTFLKDAAGHFLLRVFSSGRISLSEIKPASSSASPCEDFSAGEWETVQLKGCWRNGHTAGGSRNFPSYPSNPCFPLSVPLGTGPRSIRVTLRQHCQDTKCHPIGFHIFQMPEGGWPPDASSLLQLEPLLSCVPHRYAQEVSHLCRLSSGSYKIVPSTYLPDTEGDFTIIIATQIDRRPIRSQETLGQLLQEVSFTAVMKR
- the CAPN10 gene encoding calpain-10 isoform X3, whose protein sequence is MPADGRESPPEREFFKDATFPACDSSLFCTFSTPLAQFREDITWLRPQEICSTPRLFPDNPQEGQIKQGILGDCWFLCACAALQKSKHLLHQVIPPGQPSWPDLAYRGCFTCRVWQFGQWVEVTVDDRLPCLGGRLCFSQCQTEDVFWLPLLEKVYAKVYGSYEHLWAGQVADALVDLTGGLAERWSLKAPGRVRDKPSTPSSLEQKTFRKLLHLKDQCVISCSVLSSREGASELGEFHAFIISDMRELHSSSGREVLLLRILNPWGRRCWRGPWREEGEGWSQLDPRDASELLSQLQEGEFWVEEEEFIREFDEITISYPITEEGHLQSLYTAKVLRHSQKLPGAWVKGQSAGGCRNNSSFPSNPKFWLRVLEPSEVCIALLQRPRMCQADWAGRILAPPAIRSSRPALSPKGLPGKDYQAVGLHVWKVAELMLMLVGGLESISHDPLPPFCGSVRFLGTPAGTHTRLVSFLQLLYSSHFVFERGEGKEGHP